The Jaculus jaculus isolate mJacJac1 chromosome 1, mJacJac1.mat.Y.cur, whole genome shotgun sequence nucleotide sequence atttaaagacTAGATCTTCCATTCTGGCTGAGTGGGTAGGTGGGATTGTTGAAGGACATTGACTGTGGATTTTGTGACTTAGATGAAGGTTGAAATTACAAGTGCAGAATCTGATGCCTAATTCTACTTCACTAATACTAAAAAAATTTCAAGTCTTACTCTGTCATAGGTAGAATGAATTGTGTACTGGCCACATATGGAGGCATTCCTTTGATGATCTTACACTTCAAGTTAAGGTCTAAAGTAAGTCCAGCTATGAAAGTAACATAAATGGATTCAGAAATGTCTGACTTCCTCTGTTAAGTGTCATTGCCTGGAGGAGCTAATGTCAATTCATCATGTAATActcaatttttataataaattataaacctgtaaaacaaagaaatttaatgACTATAGTGTGAATTT carries:
- the LOC123458683 gene encoding LOW QUALITY PROTEIN: ATP synthase membrane subunit K, mitochondrial-like (The sequence of the model RefSeq protein was modified relative to this genomic sequence to represent the inferred CDS: inserted 1 base in 1 codon; substituted 1 base at 1 genomic stop codon) — its product is MKAQETLMKVEITSAESDAXFYFTNTKKXFKSYSVIGRMNCVLATYGGIPLMILHFKLRSKVSPAMKVT